TCCTTACTTGAACATGCGATGTCGAGCTTCTATCTCCAGCGACTGGCTCCTCAGCCTCCGCTGAGCGAACCATCCGCCATTATGTTCTTCTGGACGTCAGGGTCATCTGCGCCGCCTCGCCTGACGAACTGACCTGCGTTGACTGGCGAGCCTCTTCTGAAGAGGATCACCTCCGCAGCAATCCATCAGTAGCGAACACAGCACATCCGCCTCTGCTGTTTTCCACTCTTCAATTGTCAAGGTGCAGTAATCTGGCCTCACTCAGGCCGCTATCTTTACCCCGCCCCTTCCTGGTGCCACCTCGCTGAGAGCATAAACCCCCACCACGTGGAACACCTGGGAAGAGAAGGTAACTGGCAGTGGCTACCCGTGTTGGACCTGGGCAACCCACCAGCGATGAGCGGGTTAGACCGGCTTTCGCTGAGTGGCCTCGCTGTCTTTTTGTTTCTCTCTGCGAGGCGAGTGAGATTATCTCACAGCCAGGATCGGTTGTCAAGGGGGTATTGGCCAATTTTCCAGAAATTTCCCCTAAACGGGAAGCGAGCCCTTTCTCAGGGCTCGCTTCTAACAGAGGAAAAGGGAGCAGGACAATAGGGTTAGGCCGTGGGCACGATTTCCTGGGTCTCAAGCGCTCCACGTCCGACCTTCGCCGGAGCTGTCTCTTTGAGACCAAAGGCCAGTAGTGCGCTGACCAACATGCCAGCGGCAGCAATCCACATTGGAGCCACCAACCCCCAGTGATCGGCGGCCACACCGCCCAGCCAGGGGGCAAAAGTACCACCCACCAGCTCCCCAATGAACTGGGTCAGGCCGACTGCGCTGGCCACCAATCGATACGGCAGGGACTCACCAGGAATGATCACCAGGAAAAGCGGAAAAACGGCCTGACCAACGGTCGTCAGGAAGGCAACGACCATCATGAGTCCTACAGGGGCACGCAACAAGGCCAGGCAGATCGGCGATAGGCAGGCAACGAAGGCGAAGAGAATTAAGGTAGGCTTGCGACCCAGACGGTCGGAGATGGCCGGTCCAACGAAGCCCCACACGAAGGTCCCCAAACCTACCGCAGACATGATCAGGCCCATCTCATCAGGTGAATAGTGGCTTACCTCCGTCAGGAAGGTCGGCGCAAAGGTGGTAAAGGCAAACAGCCAGGTCATTGAGAAGATGGCGATGAGCACACAGAACCACATGTTGCGATGGCGAAAGACCGCACCGATGTCAGCCAGCCGTACCTTGGTGTGCTCAACCGCCTCGGCCTCCTGAGCCGTCCCCCGGCCAGGCTCGCGCATCCATTTGAGCAGGACGAAGAACATCACCAGGCCAGGCACCCCGACCAGATAAAAAGCCTCATGCCATGAGTAATGGACAGCAATCTGCGTGACGATGATCGGCGTCAGAAATGAGCCAATCAGCCCTAACGAGCTTTGGACAAAACCCAGATTGAAACCACGACGCTCGGGCGTGGAGGCCGCAATGACACTCGCTTGCGCCAGTGGCAGCACCGGCCCCTCAGCGACGCCCATCAGGCCGCGTACGAGAATCATCTGCCAAAAGCTGCGGGCCAGCCCTGAGAGGAACGAGAAGAGCGAAAAGGCAAGGGTGATGGGTAGCAAAACCTTCTTCCGCGAACCAACAAGATCGGAGATTGAGCCAAAGATGAAACCGGAGACCGCCCAGCACACGGCAAGCACGGAGGCGATCATCCCAATCTCAGCATTGTTGAGTTTCAGATCAGGAGCTATGAAAGGGAAGAGGTAGACAATGCTGAGTCGCTCCATAAAGACGAAGCCAAAGGTGAAGAACATCATGAGAACGACACCGTTCTCGTAACGGAACCAAGACCTCTTCTGCGGCGAAGCCATACCTGCAAACTCCTTTTTCTTGTCTGCTCGTTCACTTGTTCACTTGACCCGATGAACAGTCCTCTAGTGTGCCCCTCATCTGGCACATAGTCTGCCCTTGCTGATCTGGGCATGCCAGCCACACAAGCCTCAATCCTGGCTTGTTGGACTCCATCAAGCTGGCACCTCGCTCTTCAGCGCAAGCTTGCCTGGCCCGATCTGCAGCTTCTTTCCTCAGCACTGAGGAAGTTCAACCGGCTCCTATGAAACGGCGGGCGATTTCAGTCTCTGAGCCGGCTTCTTCTGCCTGTTAATACTCTGCAGCTCTCTTTGCTACTTCCCTCTCTTGCTATGGAGTATACCATTTGCTTATCCTGCTTACCAAGATTTGAGTGCCTGCTATTTTTACACCTCCTTTCCGCTTTCAAGCATCGCTGAGTTGATGCAACAGGACACGGTAGGCCCCATTCTGGGGGTCCTCACCGCCCACCTCAGCCTCGGCCCTGGACGGAGCCGCCAAACCAGTCAGTCGCTCAGCCGACCAGCGCAGGCGTTGAGCAGCCCCTGCCGAAACCAGGGGGTCAATCGCGAGGCTGGCCAGGGTCTCCGCTGCTTCCTGCATCTCATCGGCCCGGCGCTGAGCGTGAAGTCGATGTCGGTCAAGCAAATAGACCCCGAGATCCCCCAAGGACGTCTTGGGGAAAGAGGCATTGAGCGATGTCAGCACCTGCTCGGTCAGGCCCTCCTGCTCAGCTGCGAGCAAGGCTTCCAGAAAGAGGGCCTCCAGACCTTTGAGGACAACGCTGCGACACATCTTGAGGATAGCCGCCGCGCCCAATGGCCCTTCCAGAACTTCGATGTTCATGCCATAGGGTTCCAGAGCTTCGCGCAGGCGTCTTGCCCCTGGCCCATCGGCTACCAGAGGGACGCGGTGCCGTAGCGGAGGTACAGCAGACATGACAGCGACACTGGCATAGCAGGCTCCAGGGGCCAGTCGGGCAATTACCTGGCCGATCTCAGCCTTGACTCTCGGGGCACACGAGTTGAGATCAGCATAGAGCGTTCCAACTCGCAGGTGCGGGGCAATCTCGCGCGCCACCGTCAAGGCGCCCCTCGCTGTAACCAGCGAGAGTACAAGATCAGCCTGGGCCGCAAGCTCGGCCAGACTGGCTACAAGGCGGACGCCGCAGCAGGCCGCCCGCTCAGCGAGGGCCTGGCCACTGACAACATCATAGGCATAGAGTTCGCGTAGCCCTTCCTCGGCTAGCCCAGCGGCAATCGCCGAGGCTGCCTCACCAAAGCCGATGAAGCCGAGACGCATGGCTCACCCCTCCCATTCGTCATAGCGCACGTATTCAACGCCCAGGGCCTTGAGTTTGCTGCGCAGGCCGTAGAGATCAAGACCGAGTTCGCCAGCAGCCAGACGTTCGCGAGTGGAATTCTCTCTGGCGGTACGGGCAGCGGCCTGAGCAATGGTTTGAGCCAGGGCCTGGCGAGGAACACATACAACCCCATCGGCGTCGCCCAGAATGACATCACCGGGCTTGATGAGCGCACCACCACAGACGACCGGTATATTGACCGCCCCAGCCGTTTCTTTGACGGTTCCTCGCGCCGAGATGGCCCGCGACCAGACAGGAAAGCGCATGGCGCTCAGCGCCGCTACATCGCGCACTCCGGCGTCAACAACCAGGCCCACTACTCCATGCGCTCGCGCCGAGGTGGCCAGCAGCTCACCAAACATGCCATCCGTCGATGGGGCTTCTGTCGCCACAACCAGCACATCACCAGGCTGACAGACCTCGATAGCTGCGTGCACCATGAGGTTATCTCCAGGAGGACAGAGGACGGTCACAGCGGCCCCCGCGACCTGCGCCTCGGGATAGATAGGACGCAGATACGGCTGCAATAATCCCTCTTTGCCAAGGGCTTCGTGCACGGTAGCCACACCATAGGCCGCTAGCTGTTCGACCAGGGCCGCTTCTGGTCGTGGCACCTCTGTGACGATAACAGGACGCTTCATACGAACTCACCTCCAACGCTGGGATAGACTCGCTGATAGGCCTCCGCGTAGACGACGCGCTGGCCGGAGTTGCGTCCCGCCTGCACACCACGCCGCTTGGCAACATCGGTGTAATAGGCCCAGAGATGCTCTTGCGCGGCCATGCACTCCATAGCTTGACGCTTCTTGTCAAACACCGATGTGATGTCAAGCAGAAGATCGATGCGAAAGCTACACTGCTCTGGCTGGTGCGGCTCGTAGAGAAAGACCTGGGGCGCCCCAATGACGGGGTAGGAAGAAGGATAGCCATGCGCCTGGGCCAGAATGCGGCTCTCCAGAACAAGCTGGGTCGTGCGCGGATGGTCCATGTTATAGGGATCTTGCAGAGAATGGGTCAAGATGATGTCTGGTCGATACTGGCGAAACTCCTGGACCAGGGCATCACGCAGCTCGGGCGTCACGTCGAGTGGATAATCGCCGGCGTCCAGGAAACGTACCTCTGCTCCTAGAATCGTCGCGGCCTGCTCAGCCTCAGCCCGGCGAATGGCTTTGATCTCTTCCAATGTTTTGCCTTCTTGCCACAGGCGCGCCGATTCGCCCCTCTCTCCAAAGGAAAGGCAGAGAACTCGCGCACGCCAACCACGCTGCGCATAGAGGGCGATGGCTCCCCCAGCACGCCAGACAAAGTCAGCAGCATGGGCACTCACTACCATTAAGGTACCCGTATCTGCAGCCTTCGCCATAGATGTTGTCTCCTCACTTAACCAAAGGATTTGTCACAATGTTCACTATCTGTCGGCCTTGCCCGGCCCCACTACACCCCTTTCCACCTCCCTGCTTGCCCGACGAGGATCACCCAGAGTCGGCTCAGGGCCAGAGACCATGCCTATTCGTCTACCACCAGCCGGGCCGGATTCTCAACCAGCATGCGCTGCACCTCTCGCGGTGTGAAGCCAGCCGCAATCAGATGAGCAGCGAAATCGAGAAGACCGGCGACAATCGGAGGATTCGAACGCTGGCCAAGATCAGATGAGAGCACAGTTCGCTCGGGACCAACGGCGCGAATAGCCGCGAAAAGTCGTTCCCACGGGCATTTGTTGGTGTAGAAGGTGGTATAACAGCCTTCAATATAGGCTCCCATGTCGGCCAGCCGTCGCTGCTCCTCAAGGGAGAGCGCTTGCGAGGGGAAGAGAGCGTGAGTAACCACAATGCGCTTCACGCCGCTCTCTCGCGCTGCTGCCACGACGGCGAAGATCTCATCCCGCGCCAGGTGCCCTGTGGCCAGCACCATATCGTACTCGGCGACACTGGCAAGGCAGGCCCGCACTTCGGTCCGCAGCTGGCCATGCTCATCGAAGACGCTGAGCGGCTCTGGAGCATAACCTTTCGCCCGAATCTCTTGCTGAATGCGGGCCCAAAATGGTTGGTGGCGCTCGCCACGGGCCGCCTGCCTCTCTGGCGACTCGTTGGCCGCATCAACCGTAGGCAGCCAGACGATGCGCGTGCCAGCCCGGCCAGCAATCTCGACAGCCACCGGATTGAAGCCACCCACAGCGTGGTTCAGTGCCAGAGCCCCGAAGACCTGGACCCCCGGAACAGCAGCAGAGACCACTCTGGCGCGCTCGACGGTGGGAAAATAGTGCGACTTCAGGACAAAGCCGCGCCAGCCGAGAGCGCGAAATTCGCGGGCCAGCGAGAGGTCATCTGTGCTGCGCTCTATCAGGTCTGGCTCAATATGGAGGTGAATGTCAAGAGCGCCTGCCAGTAAGCGCACAAGATCGTCACGCTCTCTGTCGATCAACCGGTTCACTCTCCTCTACGCTTTGACTTGTGATGTGCCGAAGCCTCTCTTACTCTTTTACTTCTATCAAGCAGTCCGGGCTGTTCATCTACTCACCGGCCACACGACACGACCTGACCTCTGCATCGGCATCGCACACCCGTCCACAAGCAAGCCCGGACTGGCTGTTTCCTTGTGGCTGTGGGACCTCAGAGGCCCTGTCTCAGGCGTCGCAGGGCTTCACAGACGCCTGAGAGGTGGGCGCGCATAGCCTGTTCAGCGGTATCAGGATCATGGGCAGCAATAGCCTCAACAACGGCAGCGTGCTCGGTCAACGAGGTTGCTGGACGACCGGGCGCCAGAATGGTGCGATACTGATAGCGCACACTCTGCGAGCCGAGGGTCTCCAGTAACCGGGCCGCAGTACGGTGGTGAGCGGCCTCCGCAATCGCCCGATGCAAAGCCGTATTCAGGGTTGAGTAGGAGACGAGGTCGCCATGTTCAATGCAGGCCCGCATCTGCTCCAGCAGGTTGCGCATCTGAGCGATATCTGCCGGCTGGGCTCGCATGGCAGCGAAGCGGGCCAGCAGCGATTCGATGGCGGTGCGCGCCTCTAAGATCTCCAGGGCCTCCTCGTGCGAGACGAAACGAACGCGCGCGCCCCGGTTCGGCTCGCGCACTACCAGCCCTTCCTGCTCCAGGCGCGCCAGCACAGTACGGATCATCGCCCGCCCGACCCCCAGCCGGGCCGCCAGCTCAAGCTCGATCAGCCGCTCATTTGGCTGCAGCGTGCCGTCAATGATCCAGTTGCGAAGACACTCATAGCAAGACTGTTCATTCAATAGCTGCGTTCCCATCTTCCTCAAACCACTGGTGTACCATAGGTATGGAAGGTTTCAACGGTCTTGTTCCCCCAGGCTTGACCGCGCGCACGCTCCTCCTCTGTCCAGGTGATAGGCTTCCAGTCGGGAGCTAAAACCAGGTAGCCGCCAGAGCAGACCTCAATCCGGTTCTTGCCTGGCTCATAGACATAGACAAAGTAGGTCTGATTAATAGCGTGCTTGCTAGGGGCAAACTCGATGAAGACGCCGTAATCAACGAAGAGATTGGCAGCCCGCCAGATCAGCTCGTTGGATTCGACATGAAAGGCGATGTGGTGGAGACGTCCCCTGGCGCCTGTGGCATCCTGTGTATAGACCAGGTCGTAGGATTTGTTGGTGGCCCGGTACCACAATCCTGGGCGCCGACCGTTGTTGAGGAGAATCTGCTCAGTCAGGCGCAGACCCAGATAGCGCTCGACGAACTCACCGTCCGCCTCGGCATACGAAGAGAGGAAATTAACATGATCGAGCATCTTGACTCCCACCCCTCGCCCGGTCAACCTCTGGGGCTGGTTCTTTAAGGCAGGGCGTAGATGGACGGGAGGCTGATAGTACTCGGTCTCGTAATAGAGTTCTAGAAGATGGCCATCGGGGCCACGAAACTGATAGGCCCGGCCATGTCCAAAGTCCCCTTCGATCCACGTCCCTCGCATGCCTCCTTGCTCTAGCATGGCCACACGCCGCTCTAGAGCCTCCGGACTCATTGCCCGCAAGGCCGTATGACCAACACCAGCATGCTCATGCGCCGTGAGCTTGAGCGAATACTGCTCATAGTCGCCCCAACAGCGGAGATAGGCCGAGCGCCCAAGCCGGGCCACTTCTTCCATGCCCAGGACCTCGACGAAAAACCAGAGGCTCTCGTCAAAGCTAGGGGTCAATAGCTCAACATGCCCCAGGTGAGCAATGTCAAAGCAGAACGCTTCGGACATGGCTCCGGAACCTCCTTTGTAGCAGGTCATGACTCCCAATGACTGCACCGTGCAACCTACACGCCAGGCCCCTTCACCTCGCAGAATCTTGCTGCCAATCCTGTCTACAAGATTGTTAACAATGAAAGCGTAAGACTCCACATCTTACTGCTCTCTTGCTTCGAGCATCTCGCCACCATCGCTTCCGCCCACAGAGCACCCTTTCATCATCAACAATTGTGTCTACAAGATTGTCGACAATGCTCGTACAAAAAAAGAAGAGGACTAGGTGGACCTCTGTGACTGCCTGGCATGAGGAGCAGCGCCAACCATAGCCTGCTCCTCAGCATTTGTTATAAGAGTATACCATATTTTTGCTGCTTTGTCAAGGCAAGGGCAGCAGGGCAGCGCCTAGCGACCTGAAGACCCATTGTGACCGGGCTGGCGACGCCGTGATTCGGAGGTGTCTGCAGTACCAAAGGCGGCCTGCCATTGCAGGCGCAGCTCCTGGGCGCGAGCAAAGATCTCATTCAAGTGCGGATCATGGGCCGCGATGTGATCGCGTAGCCGCGTGAGTGTCCGTAGATACTCATTGAGGCTGCGCACCAGGGCTTCGCTATTGGTCAGGCAGATATCGCGATACATCTCGGGGCTGCCAGCGGCCAGGCGTGTCACATCGCGGAAGCCGCTAGAGGCCAGCAAGGCCGCATCGCCCCAGGAAGGTGCCTCGGCGGCGGTTGTCATGAGGGCAATGGAGGCCACGAAAGGCAGATGGCTGACATAGGCGACCTGGCCATCGTGCTCCGCCGGTTCAAGGAAGCGAATGCGAGCCCCCAAGGCTTCCACAAAGCTGGCGACCTTGTTGACAGCGCTCGGGCGGGTCCGTGGCGTTGGCGTCAGGCAATAGATACGTCCCTGGAAGAGGCCGGCATCAGCAGCCTCGACTCCGCTGACTTCCTTCCCGGTCATCGGGTGCCCACCAACGAACGAGACATTCTCTGGCAGAAATTCCTCCGCCCAGCTAATGACCTGGGCCTTAGTGCTTGCCACATCGGTAATGACGGTTCCAGGGGTTACGCAGCTGGCTAGCTGCTGTAAGAGGGCACGCATTGCCCCGACGGGAGTCGCCAGCACCACCAGCTCGGCGCCTCGCACAGCGTCGGCCAGCGAGTCATAGGCTTGATCAATGGCTCCCACCTTGCGGGCTTGCTCGCAAACTCCACGCC
The nucleotide sequence above comes from Thermogemmatispora onikobensis. Encoded proteins:
- a CDS encoding MFS transporter, producing the protein MASPQKRSWFRYENGVVLMMFFTFGFVFMERLSIVYLFPFIAPDLKLNNAEIGMIASVLAVCWAVSGFIFGSISDLVGSRKKVLLPITLAFSLFSFLSGLARSFWQMILVRGLMGVAEGPVLPLAQASVIAASTPERRGFNLGFVQSSLGLIGSFLTPIIVTQIAVHYSWHEAFYLVGVPGLVMFFVLLKWMREPGRGTAQEAEAVEHTKVRLADIGAVFRHRNMWFCVLIAIFSMTWLFAFTTFAPTFLTEVSHYSPDEMGLIMSAVGLGTFVWGFVGPAISDRLGRKPTLILFAFVACLSPICLALLRAPVGLMMVVAFLTTVGQAVFPLFLVIIPGESLPYRLVASAVGLTQFIGELVGGTFAPWLGGVAADHWGLVAPMWIAAAGMLVSALLAFGLKETAPAKVGRGALETQEIVPTA
- a CDS encoding NAD(P)-dependent oxidoreductase, which produces MRLGFIGFGEAASAIAAGLAEEGLRELYAYDVVSGQALAERAACCGVRLVASLAELAAQADLVLSLVTARGALTVAREIAPHLRVGTLYADLNSCAPRVKAEIGQVIARLAPGACYASVAVMSAVPPLRHRVPLVADGPGARRLREALEPYGMNIEVLEGPLGAAAILKMCRSVVLKGLEALFLEALLAAEQEGLTEQVLTSLNASFPKTSLGDLGVYLLDRHRLHAQRRADEMQEAAETLASLAIDPLVSAGAAQRLRWSAERLTGLAAPSRAEAEVGGEDPQNGAYRVLLHQLSDA
- a CDS encoding 4-carboxy-4-hydroxy-2-oxoadipate aldolase/oxaloacetate decarboxylase codes for the protein MKRPVIVTEVPRPEAALVEQLAAYGVATVHEALGKEGLLQPYLRPIYPEAQVAGAAVTVLCPPGDNLMVHAAIEVCQPGDVLVVATEAPSTDGMFGELLATSARAHGVVGLVVDAGVRDVAALSAMRFPVWSRAISARGTVKETAGAVNIPVVCGGALIKPGDVILGDADGVVCVPRQALAQTIAQAAARTARENSTRERLAAGELGLDLYGLRSKLKALGVEYVRYDEWEG
- a CDS encoding PIG-L deacetylase family protein; amino-acid sequence: MAKAADTGTLMVVSAHAADFVWRAGGAIALYAQRGWRARVLCLSFGERGESARLWQEGKTLEEIKAIRRAEAEQAATILGAEVRFLDAGDYPLDVTPELRDALVQEFRQYRPDIILTHSLQDPYNMDHPRTTQLVLESRILAQAHGYPSSYPVIGAPQVFLYEPHQPEQCSFRIDLLLDITSVFDKKRQAMECMAAQEHLWAYYTDVAKRRGVQAGRNSGQRVVYAEAYQRVYPSVGGEFV
- a CDS encoding DUF6282 family protein codes for the protein MIDRERDDLVRLLAGALDIHLHIEPDLIERSTDDLSLAREFRALGWRGFVLKSHYFPTVERARVVSAAVPGVQVFGALALNHAVGGFNPVAVEIAGRAGTRIVWLPTVDAANESPERQAARGERHQPFWARIQQEIRAKGYAPEPLSVFDEHGQLRTEVRACLASVAEYDMVLATGHLARDEIFAVVAAARESGVKRIVVTHALFPSQALSLEEQRRLADMGAYIEGCYTTFYTNKCPWERLFAAIRAVGPERTVLSSDLGQRSNPPIVAGLLDFAAHLIAAGFTPREVQRMLVENPARLVVDE
- a CDS encoding GntR family transcriptional regulator encodes the protein MGTQLLNEQSCYECLRNWIIDGTLQPNERLIELELAARLGVGRAMIRTVLARLEQEGLVVREPNRGARVRFVSHEEALEILEARTAIESLLARFAAMRAQPADIAQMRNLLEQMRACIEHGDLVSYSTLNTALHRAIAEAAHHRTAARLLETLGSQSVRYQYRTILAPGRPATSLTEHAAVVEAIAAHDPDTAEQAMRAHLSGVCEALRRLRQGL
- a CDS encoding VOC family protein, whose protein sequence is MSEAFCFDIAHLGHVELLTPSFDESLWFFVEVLGMEEVARLGRSAYLRCWGDYEQYSLKLTAHEHAGVGHTALRAMSPEALERRVAMLEQGGMRGTWIEGDFGHGRAYQFRGPDGHLLELYYETEYYQPPVHLRPALKNQPQRLTGRGVGVKMLDHVNFLSSYAEADGEFVERYLGLRLTEQILLNNGRRPGLWYRATNKSYDLVYTQDATGARGRLHHIAFHVESNELIWRAANLFVDYGVFIEFAPSKHAINQTYFVYVYEPGKNRIEVCSGGYLVLAPDWKPITWTEEERARGQAWGNKTVETFHTYGTPVV
- a CDS encoding prephenate dehydrogenase, whose translation is MFQRVAIVGLGLIGGSIGLALHKAKAAREVTGYDLGRGVCEQARKVGAIDQAYDSLADAVRGAELVVLATPVGAMRALLQQLASCVTPGTVITDVASTKAQVISWAEEFLPENVSFVGGHPMTGKEVSGVEAADAGLFQGRIYCLTPTPRTRPSAVNKVASFVEALGARIRFLEPAEHDGQVAYVSHLPFVASIALMTTAAEAPSWGDAALLASSGFRDVTRLAAGSPEMYRDICLTNSEALVRSLNEYLRTLTRLRDHIAAHDPHLNEIFARAQELRLQWQAAFGTADTSESRRRQPGHNGSSGR